The following proteins come from a genomic window of Coregonus clupeaformis isolate EN_2021a unplaced genomic scaffold, ASM2061545v1 scaf0061, whole genome shotgun sequence:
- the commd6 gene encoding COMM domain-containing protein 6 isoform X2 codes for MQCQQILSHLQGQARGVDSAEISDKFQKAGIQLDKEALQEVVQFLLLTFRSTEKSNLSADVLVARLGEGSSKWSKAALQVLHRLWSDQGTLVNTHQEVQAMLSIGQLVDMQWKLGMAVSSDTCRSLNSPYVSLLLKIADTSGQISQRSFEMTIAQFHNFYSQFKEVAAVLETV; via the exons ATGCAGTGTCAGCAGATTCTGAGTCATCTCCAAGGGCAGGCCAGGGGAGTAGATTCTGCTGAAATCTCTGAT AAGTTTCAAAAAGCTGGGATCCAACTTGACAAAGAGGCTCTACAGGAGGTTGTCCAATTTCTCTTGTTAACATTCAG GTCCACTGAAAAGAGCAACCTCTCTGCTGATGTACTGGTAGCTAGGCTGGGAGAGGGCAGCAGTAAGTGGTCCAAAGCTGCTCTTCAGGTGCTCCACCGGCTGTGGAGTGATCAGGGTACCCTAGTCAACACGCACCAAGAGGTCCAGGCCATGCTTAGCATCGGACAG CTGGTGGACATGCAGTGGAAGCTGGGCATGGCGGTGAGCTCGGACACCTGTCGCTCTCTCAACTCCCCCTATGTCTCCCTCCTGCTGAAGATCGCAGACACCTCTGGACAGATCTCCCAACGGTCCTTTGAAATGACCATTGCACAATTCCAT AACTTCTACAGTCAATTCAAGGAGGTGGCAGCTGTTTTGGAAACAGTATGA